A genomic window from Candidatus Tumulicola sp. includes:
- a CDS encoding UbiA-like polyprenyltransferase: MSRIKQFLDDIKIEHTLFALPFAYVGALLAQGGIPPARALIWITLAVIGARTAAMAANRLLDARLDARNPRTAGRALPSGKLSPAVMVWAAFVGLVLLTLSAYELNPLCFALVPIGALAVLIYPLVKRFTWGVHFLLGAVDALAPLGAWLAITGRFEPGALLLFAAVTLWVAGFDILYALMDYDFDVREHVRSIPARFGVRSGRALPLLLHALVVATLVWVGWAVHARPLYWGGVFAGIVLLGYEVLLVGRQRDVFVLNSAVFNANMAFSVVFFATTAASVVV; encoded by the coding sequence ATGAGTCGCATCAAGCAGTTTCTCGATGACATCAAGATCGAGCACACGTTGTTCGCGCTGCCGTTCGCCTATGTCGGCGCGCTGCTCGCGCAAGGGGGCATCCCGCCTGCCCGGGCGCTGATCTGGATCACGCTGGCGGTGATCGGCGCGCGTACCGCCGCGATGGCCGCGAACCGGCTGCTCGACGCGCGCCTCGATGCGCGCAACCCGCGGACCGCGGGAAGGGCGCTGCCTAGCGGCAAGCTTTCGCCTGCGGTGATGGTGTGGGCGGCGTTCGTCGGTCTTGTGCTGCTCACGCTGTCGGCGTACGAACTCAATCCGCTGTGCTTCGCGCTCGTGCCGATCGGCGCGCTGGCCGTTCTGATCTATCCGCTGGTCAAGCGCTTCACCTGGGGCGTGCACTTCCTGCTCGGCGCCGTGGACGCGTTGGCTCCGCTCGGCGCTTGGCTGGCCATCACCGGGCGCTTCGAACCCGGCGCCCTGCTGTTGTTCGCAGCCGTGACGCTATGGGTCGCCGGCTTCGACATCCTCTATGCGCTCATGGACTACGATTTCGACGTGCGCGAGCACGTCAGGTCGATTCCCGCGCGCTTCGGCGTGCGCAGCGGTCGGGCGCTGCCGTTGCTGCTCCACGCGCTCGTCGTCGCGACGCTGGTCTGGGTCGGCTGGGCGGTGCACGCTCGCCCGCTGTATTGGGGCGGGGTGTTCGCCGGAATCGTGCTGCTCGGTTACGAAGTATTGCTCGTTGGCCGGCAGCGCGACGTGTTCGTGCTGAACTCGGCGGTCTTCAACGCCAACATGGCTTTTTCGGTGGTGTTCTTCGCGACGACGGCGGCGTCCGTCGTCGTATGA
- a CDS encoding menaquinone biosynthesis decarboxylase: MYANLREFVDELRRDGDLLEIKAPVDPRLEITEIADRCVKDSGGSPALLFSNVKGSQYPLLINALASARRMAKALGVERLDDLGAKISGLIDLIKPGAQGGGLAKLFSARDLLGIFPKTVRSGACQEVVTEGGAVNLNELPVLTCWPEDGGPYITLPLVFTKDPGSSVQNTGVYRMQVFDARTTGMHWQRHKHGREHQDAEGPGRRMPVAVAIGGDPVLTYCATAPVPSGVDEMLLAGFLRGHAVPMVACKTVDLKVPADADFVLEGYVDNDELRREGPFGDHTGVYSLADDFPVFHVTCMTRRRTPIYWTTIVGRPPMEDGWLGKATERLFLPVLQQMLPEVVDYNLPVEGGFQNLVIVSIKKRYPGQAKKVMYALWGLGHMMMLTRNIIVVDADVDVQNLRTVSWVTLNNVDAGRDLVFAPGPVDVLDHAAPLPALGTKLGIDATRKGADEGYMREWPPDILMSDDIKALVTRRWKEYGFGDGAGTR; encoded by the coding sequence GTGTACGCGAACCTTCGGGAGTTCGTAGACGAACTGCGCCGCGACGGCGACCTCCTGGAAATCAAGGCGCCGGTCGATCCCCGGCTTGAGATCACCGAAATCGCCGACCGCTGCGTCAAGGACTCAGGCGGTTCACCGGCGCTGCTGTTCAGCAACGTCAAGGGCTCGCAATACCCGCTTCTGATCAACGCGCTTGCTTCGGCTCGGCGCATGGCGAAAGCGCTGGGAGTCGAGCGCTTGGATGATCTGGGCGCGAAGATCTCCGGCTTGATCGATCTCATCAAACCCGGCGCGCAGGGTGGTGGGCTTGCCAAACTTTTTTCGGCGCGCGATTTGCTCGGCATTTTCCCAAAGACGGTGCGCTCGGGCGCGTGCCAGGAAGTCGTCACCGAAGGCGGTGCGGTGAATCTCAACGAGCTGCCGGTGTTGACGTGCTGGCCCGAAGACGGCGGCCCGTACATCACGCTGCCGCTCGTATTCACCAAAGATCCGGGTTCGAGCGTGCAAAACACCGGCGTGTATCGCATGCAGGTCTTCGATGCGCGCACGACCGGCATGCATTGGCAGCGCCACAAGCACGGGCGCGAGCATCAAGATGCCGAAGGCCCGGGCCGGCGGATGCCGGTTGCAGTCGCGATCGGCGGAGACCCGGTGCTGACGTACTGCGCGACGGCGCCCGTGCCGTCGGGCGTCGACGAAATGCTGCTCGCCGGGTTCTTGCGCGGCCATGCGGTTCCCATGGTTGCGTGCAAGACGGTCGATCTCAAAGTGCCCGCCGACGCTGACTTCGTGCTCGAGGGTTACGTCGACAACGACGAGCTGCGGCGCGAGGGCCCGTTCGGCGATCACACCGGCGTCTATTCGCTCGCTGACGATTTCCCGGTGTTTCACGTTACCTGCATGACGCGCCGGCGCACGCCGATCTACTGGACGACCATCGTCGGGCGGCCCCCGATGGAAGATGGCTGGCTCGGGAAGGCGACCGAACGGCTCTTCTTGCCGGTCTTGCAGCAGATGCTGCCGGAGGTCGTCGACTACAACTTGCCCGTCGAGGGCGGCTTCCAGAATTTGGTGATCGTGTCGATCAAGAAACGCTATCCTGGGCAGGCCAAAAAAGTGATGTACGCGCTATGGGGTCTCGGACACATGATGATGCTCACGCGCAACATCATCGTTGTGGACGCCGACGTCGACGTGCAGAACCTTCGCACGGTGAGTTGGGTGACGCTGAACAACGTCGATGCCGGTCGCGATCTCGTCTTCGCCCCCGGTCCGGTGGACGTGCTCGACCACGCCGCGCCCCTGCCCGCCCTCGGCACGAAACTCGGCATCGACGCCACGCGCAAAGGCGCGGACGAAGGCTACATGCGCGAGTGGCCGCCCGACATCTTGATGTCGGATGATATCAAGGCGCTGGTCACGCGACGTTGGAAGGAATATGGCTTCGGCGACGGCGCCGGCACTCGATGA
- a CDS encoding Na+/H+ antiporter — protein MSEIQTFLGLIAAIAALAWLAQRIKVEYPILLVMGGLILGFIPGLPQVALRPDVVFLLFLPPLLYYEAYNSSLRDFRANLRPITLYAVFLVVVTIAAVAWTAHALIPGMSWGAAVVLGAIVGPTDETAAIAIASRLHVPRKLITLIKAESLFNDATSLVIYAVALTAVVTGMFSLAMGIWQLFLDAIGGVVVGLAVGWLLTVIRRRVEDPLIQNTLSLLSGYAAYLPADALHLSGVLSAITAGIYLGRQGYTFTTAESRIQNAGMREITLFLINGILFILVGLQLHPILAGLSGATAPATLIWRALAISFVVIVVRITWIFATVYIPRAFSLRNNKWKASMPWQHAAVVSWTGLRGGISLAAALAVPLVIGSGAPFPHRPLILFLTFAVILATLVIQGLTLPALIRVLGVASDGSAEREETLARLKATRAAYDRLKNLAKEPWAEKAVVDDLRGHLKATYAHQSGRQQRSLTPEDESRASAVARIRRELTAAQSREIVRLRDEGAINDAVMHKIQRELDLEDLRNVSSAATATD, from the coding sequence ATGTCGGAGATACAGACTTTCTTGGGCCTGATCGCGGCGATCGCCGCGCTCGCTTGGCTCGCACAGCGGATCAAGGTGGAATATCCGATCCTGCTGGTGATGGGCGGCCTGATCCTGGGATTCATCCCGGGGTTGCCGCAAGTGGCTTTGCGCCCCGACGTCGTCTTCTTGCTCTTCCTGCCGCCGCTGCTCTACTACGAGGCTTACAACTCTTCGCTGCGCGATTTCCGCGCGAACCTTCGGCCCATCACCTTGTACGCGGTCTTTTTGGTCGTCGTCACGATCGCCGCGGTTGCGTGGACCGCGCACGCGCTCATCCCAGGCATGTCGTGGGGCGCCGCTGTGGTTCTCGGCGCGATCGTCGGACCCACCGATGAGACCGCCGCGATTGCCATCGCCTCTCGCCTTCACGTGCCGCGCAAGCTGATAACGCTGATCAAGGCCGAGAGCCTATTCAACGACGCCACGTCGCTGGTGATCTACGCGGTAGCGCTCACCGCCGTGGTCACCGGCATGTTCTCGCTCGCCATGGGCATCTGGCAGCTCTTCCTCGACGCCATTGGCGGCGTGGTGGTCGGACTCGCCGTCGGCTGGTTGCTGACCGTCATCCGGCGACGCGTCGAGGATCCGTTGATCCAGAACACGCTCTCGCTGCTGAGCGGCTACGCTGCGTACCTGCCCGCCGACGCCCTGCATCTCTCGGGCGTTCTTTCGGCGATCACGGCGGGCATCTACCTCGGCCGGCAAGGCTACACGTTCACGACCGCCGAGTCGCGCATCCAAAACGCCGGCATGCGCGAGATCACGCTGTTCTTGATCAACGGCATCTTGTTCATCCTCGTCGGATTGCAGCTGCATCCCATCCTCGCCGGTTTGTCCGGCGCCACAGCACCAGCGACGCTCATCTGGCGGGCGCTGGCCATCAGCTTCGTAGTCATCGTCGTGCGAATCACGTGGATCTTCGCGACCGTATATATTCCCCGTGCTTTCTCACTGAGGAACAACAAATGGAAAGCTTCCATGCCGTGGCAGCATGCTGCGGTCGTGTCGTGGACGGGGTTGCGCGGAGGCATCTCGCTGGCGGCTGCCTTGGCGGTCCCGCTCGTCATCGGATCGGGCGCGCCGTTCCCGCATCGCCCGCTCATCCTCTTCCTGACCTTCGCCGTCATCCTGGCGACGCTCGTCATCCAAGGTCTGACGCTGCCTGCGCTGATCCGCGTGCTCGGGGTGGCGAGCGACGGCAGCGCGGAGCGCGAAGAAACGCTCGCACGTCTCAAAGCGACGCGCGCGGCGTACGATCGTCTGAAGAACCTGGCGAAAGAGCCTTGGGCCGAGAAGGCTGTCGTCGACGACCTGCGCGGGCATCTCAAGGCGACGTATGCGCACCAGAGCGGCCGGCAGCAGCGCAGCTTGACTCCCGAGGACGAGTCACGCGCTTCCGCCGTCGCCAGGATTCGCCGGGAGCTCACTGCCGCCCAAAGCAGAGAAATCGTCCGTCTTCGTGACGAGGGCGCCATCAATGACGCCGTGATGCATAAGATCCAGCGCGAACTCGACCTCGAAGACCTGCGGAACGTCTCCTCCGCGGCTACCGCGACGGATTAG
- a CDS encoding uroporphyrinogen-III synthase, whose amino-acid sequence MDLPLDGVTVLVTRAGEHLSAAALFEALGARVDVAPVIAIGPPPKDSGLQEAVRDADSFDWIVFTSASGVEAFARCRRAFPAKVRTAVVGAATSDALQETFKRRPDVVPERFVSEELAEALRKAAKPGAAILIVQAQDARPVLASRLKEAGFLVTAVAGYSTLETPPPDLPARVAAAGAIVLASASAVRSLVRGLGSGAPVLLRDKVIACIGPITAGQAKELGIRVDVVPDKSTMKAMAQALCRFYEKKNRG is encoded by the coding sequence ATGGACCTCCCGCTCGACGGCGTCACCGTTCTGGTGACGCGTGCGGGCGAGCATCTCAGCGCTGCAGCGCTGTTCGAGGCGTTGGGTGCGAGGGTAGACGTCGCGCCCGTCATCGCGATCGGTCCTCCCCCGAAGGACTCAGGCCTGCAGGAAGCAGTGCGAGACGCCGACAGCTTCGACTGGATCGTCTTCACCAGCGCAAGCGGGGTCGAGGCGTTTGCACGGTGCCGCCGGGCGTTCCCCGCGAAGGTGCGCACCGCGGTGGTTGGTGCGGCGACCAGCGACGCGCTGCAAGAGACGTTCAAGCGGCGGCCCGATGTCGTGCCCGAGCGCTTCGTGAGCGAAGAGCTTGCGGAGGCGTTGAGGAAAGCGGCGAAGCCCGGCGCTGCCATCTTGATCGTGCAGGCACAGGACGCGAGGCCGGTTCTCGCATCTCGCTTGAAAGAAGCAGGCTTCCTCGTGACCGCGGTTGCCGGCTACTCCACGCTCGAGACACCGCCGCCGGATTTGCCCGCGCGCGTGGCTGCGGCCGGTGCCATCGTGTTAGCATCTGCCAGCGCGGTGCGATCCTTGGTCAGAGGTCTCGGCTCGGGCGCTCCCGTGCTGCTGCGAGACAAGGTCATCGCCTGCATCGGTCCGATAACGGCCGGCCAAGCGAAAGAGCTGGGGATCAGAGTTGATGTCGTGCCCGACAAGTCGACGATGAAGGCGATGGCGCAAGCGCTATGCCGATTTTATGAAAAAAAGAACCGGGGCTAA
- a CDS encoding branched-chain amino acid ABC transporter substrate-binding protein — protein sequence MNRVRLLSAALAAALVAASSNAAALADFPPYAHIVGIALVAPLSGDSREYGLQLSNGLQLAVDEANERRNLTDFGWVLHTFDDQNDPGVAQQQAEFSLVDEGTSVVVGHVGAEETLLALPTYAQKGAPLIIPTSPLGQLTQRGYTDIFRLCPPDSAEGQQDARYAERTLKAKKAAVIYQENDIGANTAQGFLNFANAGKNLAAKDFGVDPDVKSPAALVASIKTFAPDLLYASGDGRFLSKTILALRAAGVDAPLFGTQGFWSDPAMKALGTGAQGTLVSSCVPPIELMPTAQLFIRHYQARFGRPTSFALFGYVAGQVAIAAAQQVRTADRRLIARQLSIGSFQTILGTMTFQRNGDPAQPILYLYRYGQDGAFKYVDATFPNPLIAR from the coding sequence TTGAATCGCGTTCGCTTGCTCAGTGCCGCTCTGGCCGCCGCTCTGGTGGCCGCATCCTCCAATGCCGCGGCGCTGGCGGACTTCCCGCCGTACGCGCACATCGTCGGCATCGCCTTGGTCGCACCTCTGTCCGGTGACAGCCGCGAGTACGGCCTTCAACTCTCAAACGGCCTGCAATTGGCGGTCGACGAGGCCAACGAGCGGCGCAACCTCACCGATTTCGGCTGGGTGCTTCACACCTTCGACGATCAAAACGATCCGGGCGTCGCGCAGCAGCAAGCGGAGTTCTCGTTGGTAGACGAGGGCACGTCGGTGGTCGTCGGGCATGTCGGCGCCGAAGAGACGCTTTTGGCGCTGCCGACATACGCCCAAAAAGGGGCGCCGCTCATCATTCCGACGTCGCCTCTCGGCCAGCTCACGCAGCGCGGTTACACCGATATCTTCCGGTTGTGTCCCCCCGACTCAGCCGAGGGTCAGCAGGATGCCCGCTATGCAGAGCGCACGCTGAAAGCCAAAAAAGCGGCGGTGATCTATCAGGAAAACGACATCGGTGCGAATACCGCGCAGGGTTTCCTCAATTTCGCGAACGCCGGAAAGAATCTGGCGGCGAAGGACTTCGGCGTCGATCCTGACGTGAAGAGTCCCGCCGCGCTGGTCGCATCCATCAAGACCTTCGCGCCCGACTTGCTGTACGCATCGGGCGACGGGCGCTTTCTCTCCAAAACGATTCTCGCGTTGCGCGCGGCCGGCGTCGACGCGCCGCTCTTCGGCACGCAAGGTTTTTGGAGCGATCCTGCGATGAAGGCGCTCGGCACCGGCGCCCAGGGCACGCTGGTGAGTTCGTGCGTGCCGCCGATCGAGCTCATGCCGACCGCGCAGCTGTTCATACGCCACTACCAGGCGCGTTTCGGACGGCCGACCTCCTTTGCGCTCTTCGGCTACGTCGCGGGGCAAGTGGCCATCGCCGCGGCGCAGCAGGTCCGCACCGCGGACCGGCGTCTGATCGCGCGCCAGCTGTCCATCGGTTCGTTCCAGACAATCTTGGGCACGATGACCTTCCAGCGCAACGGCGACCCCGCCCAACCGATCCTGTATCTCTATCGCTACGGCCAAGACGGCGCGTTCAAGTACGTCGACGCGACGTTCCCGAATCCGCTTATCGCCCGGTAG
- a CDS encoding class I SAM-dependent methyltransferase: MAVEVRPAPPSALEELIRSVADTPDRPKPWVDVATYPWNEEEFSSRYVRRANYQSLYGMKDTGDEVEDIITLLNPQPKARLLDLCSGNGRHAIAMALRGYRVTGIDIGPGAVSLARDTARNLGLSVDFRQLDVLHISFEDLYDGAYLTCGGFSDFSPAEGQALLQAVERALSPGGRIVVEFADADAGRAPDLRTWQFVQAETSLYMDGSHLQLDERNFDPEPATEVERCYVVPSDGRVREFTRCRQLYTEASMRSALESARFDMLSFSPGSAPGLKKAAAKKR; this comes from the coding sequence GTGGCCGTAGAGGTTAGGCCTGCGCCGCCATCGGCGCTTGAAGAGTTGATCCGGTCGGTGGCAGACACGCCTGATCGGCCCAAGCCGTGGGTCGACGTCGCGACCTACCCATGGAACGAAGAAGAGTTCTCATCGCGCTACGTGCGCCGCGCGAACTACCAATCGCTCTACGGCATGAAAGATACCGGCGACGAGGTTGAGGACATCATCACGCTGCTCAACCCGCAGCCCAAAGCGCGCCTCCTCGATTTGTGCTCCGGCAATGGACGCCACGCGATCGCGATGGCGCTGCGTGGTTACCGCGTGACGGGCATCGATATCGGTCCCGGCGCCGTCTCGCTCGCGCGCGACACGGCTCGCAATCTCGGTCTAAGCGTGGACTTCCGGCAGCTCGACGTGCTGCACATCTCGTTTGAAGACTTGTACGACGGCGCGTACCTCACATGCGGCGGCTTTTCCGACTTCAGCCCGGCCGAGGGCCAGGCGTTGCTCCAGGCGGTCGAGCGCGCGCTGTCGCCGGGCGGTCGGATCGTGGTTGAATTCGCCGACGCCGACGCGGGAAGAGCGCCAGACCTTCGAACATGGCAGTTCGTGCAAGCGGAAACGTCGCTTTATATGGACGGTTCGCATCTGCAGCTCGACGAGCGCAACTTCGATCCGGAGCCTGCGACCGAGGTCGAACGCTGCTACGTCGTGCCTTCCGATGGACGCGTGCGTGAATTCACACGCTGCCGTCAACTCTACACCGAGGCGTCGATGCGATCCGCGTTGGAGTCGGCGCGTTTCGACATGCTCTCGTTCTCACCCGGCAGCGCCCCGGGCCTGAAGAAAGCCGCCGCCAAAAAGCGCTGA